One Methylocaldum marinum DNA window includes the following coding sequences:
- a CDS encoding bifunctional metallophosphatase/5'-nucleotidase: MKLPKIACVATLILVAGTACAGGRAPKTTIKLVALNDFHGQLESPGSLDGKPVGGVDWVAGYLSRLKSENRYATVVSAGDLIGATPLVSALFHDEPTIETMNMAGLEINAVGNHEFDEGRDELKRMQTGGCHPTDPNSCQGAAVGAPTRRDGTFAGARFKFLAANVVDTGSGKTLFPPYVIKNYGGVRVAFIGMTLKETPTIVTPSGVAGLEFRDEAATVNALIPKLRKKRIEAIVVLIHQGGTQPVAQNATTMNQCVGNLDGTPIKPIVNQLDDAVDLVISGHTHQAYNCMIANRAGREIPVTSANSIGRILTDIDLTIDRKTRDVTAVRATNIRVDRSDTTVVPDAGIKAVVDGYKALAQPIANRVIGAVTADITRAGNAAGESPLGDVIADAQLKATDAPGFGEAVAAFMNPGGIRADLTYESSEAGEGAGNVTYGEGFTVQPFGNSLVTMTLTGAQIEILLEQQFTGCGADNAPAAFNYPDGDAGQAFDRILQVSRGFTYQWSAGGPACDKVDPADIRLNGAPIDPAASYRITVNSFLADGGDKFHVLKLGTDRLGGAQDLDALEAWFADPEADSDPATPGVQIAPGSQDRILRLP, translated from the coding sequence ATGAAACTCCCCAAGATCGCCTGTGTCGCGACGCTGATTCTGGTCGCCGGCACCGCCTGCGCCGGTGGGCGCGCGCCCAAGACCACGATCAAGCTCGTCGCTCTCAACGATTTCCACGGCCAGCTCGAATCGCCGGGCTCATTGGATGGCAAGCCGGTCGGCGGTGTGGATTGGGTCGCCGGCTACCTGTCAAGACTGAAAAGCGAAAACCGCTACGCCACCGTGGTGTCCGCGGGTGATCTGATCGGCGCCACGCCGCTGGTTTCGGCCCTGTTCCACGATGAACCCACGATCGAGACGATGAACATGGCCGGACTGGAAATCAACGCCGTCGGCAACCATGAATTCGACGAAGGCAGGGACGAGCTGAAGCGCATGCAGACGGGCGGCTGCCATCCCACCGATCCGAATTCCTGCCAGGGGGCCGCGGTCGGAGCCCCGACCCGTAGAGACGGCACGTTTGCCGGCGCCCGCTTCAAGTTTCTCGCCGCCAACGTCGTCGACACGGGTAGCGGCAAAACGCTATTCCCGCCTTACGTCATCAAGAACTACGGCGGCGTCCGCGTCGCTTTCATCGGCATGACCCTGAAGGAAACGCCGACGATCGTAACGCCTTCCGGCGTGGCCGGGCTGGAATTCAGGGACGAAGCCGCCACGGTCAACGCACTGATCCCCAAACTGCGGAAGAAACGGATCGAAGCCATCGTGGTCCTGATCCATCAGGGCGGCACCCAGCCCGTCGCCCAGAACGCCACGACCATGAACCAGTGCGTCGGCAACCTGGACGGAACGCCTATTAAGCCGATCGTCAATCAACTGGACGATGCCGTGGATCTGGTGATTTCCGGTCATACCCACCAGGCCTACAACTGCATGATCGCGAACCGGGCGGGCCGGGAAATTCCGGTGACCAGCGCCAATTCCATCGGCCGTATCCTGACCGACATCGACCTGACCATCGACCGGAAAACCCGCGACGTTACGGCGGTCCGCGCCACCAATATCCGGGTGGATCGGAGCGATACGACGGTCGTCCCGGACGCCGGCATCAAGGCCGTCGTCGACGGCTACAAGGCCTTGGCCCAACCCATAGCCAACCGGGTAATCGGTGCCGTCACCGCGGATATCACCCGCGCCGGCAACGCGGCCGGCGAGTCCCCCCTGGGCGACGTGATCGCGGATGCGCAGCTGAAAGCAACCGACGCTCCGGGTTTCGGCGAGGCGGTCGCCGCTTTCATGAATCCGGGCGGCATACGCGCCGACCTGACCTACGAATCCAGCGAGGCAGGCGAAGGCGCCGGCAACGTAACCTACGGCGAAGGCTTTACCGTGCAGCCCTTCGGCAACAGCCTGGTCACCATGACCTTGACCGGCGCCCAGATCGAAATCCTGCTGGAACAGCAATTCACCGGCTGCGGTGCCGATAACGCGCCGGCGGCATTCAACTATCCGGACGGCGATGCCGGCCAGGCCTTCGACCGCATCCTGCAGGTCTCCAGGGGCTTCACCTATCAGTGGTCGGCCGGCGGTCCCGCTTGCGACAAGGTCGACCCGGCAGACATTCGCCTGAACGGCGCGCCCATCGACCCGGCCGCGAGCTATCGGATCACCGTCAACAGCTTCCTGGCAGATGGCGGAGACAAATTCCATGTACTGAAGCTGGGCACCGATCGCCTCGGCGGTGCCCAGGATCTCGACGCCCTCGAAGCCTGGTTCGCCGATCCGGAAGCCGATTCCGATCCGGCCACGCCGGGTGTACAAATCGCGCCCGGTTCGCAGGATCGCATTCTGCGGCTGCCCTGA
- a CDS encoding AAA family ATPase, which produces MSVIRLLDEQVDKAGTLLRAIRAELRKVLIGQDRIIDEVLVGLLCGAHVLLEGVPGLGKTLLVKALAKTFSGRFARIQFTPDLMPSDVVGHTFFDMGSSQFITREGPVFTHLLLADEINRAPAKTQAALLEVMQEGQVTLEGRSMAVPQPFMVLATQNPLEQEGTYPLPEAQLDRFLLKICIDYPDLEEELALTRQVIERRSGGDLAVEEVAVLIGPEQVAALQRLAAHVAVDDRVLHYAVSISRATREHPRLSFGAGPRGSIALVRAARACALLSGRTYATPDDVKAIALPALRHRVATSPEADIEGSSADTLLRFLLDQVPSPRL; this is translated from the coding sequence ATGTCGGTAATACGTTTGCTCGATGAACAAGTGGATAAGGCCGGGACCCTGCTCAGGGCGATTCGTGCCGAGCTGCGCAAGGTGCTGATCGGCCAGGATCGAATTATCGACGAGGTGTTGGTCGGCCTGCTCTGCGGCGCCCACGTGCTGCTCGAGGGAGTGCCCGGTCTCGGCAAGACGCTGCTGGTGAAAGCACTGGCCAAAACCTTTTCCGGCCGCTTCGCCCGGATTCAGTTCACTCCCGACCTCATGCCCTCGGACGTGGTCGGCCACACCTTTTTCGACATGGGCAGCAGCCAGTTCATTACCCGCGAAGGGCCGGTATTCACTCATCTCCTCCTGGCCGACGAGATCAACCGCGCGCCGGCCAAGACCCAGGCGGCGCTGCTCGAGGTGATGCAGGAGGGCCAGGTGACTCTGGAAGGCCGGTCGATGGCCGTGCCGCAGCCGTTCATGGTGCTGGCGACCCAGAATCCGCTTGAACAGGAGGGCACGTATCCGTTGCCGGAAGCGCAGCTGGACCGATTTCTGCTCAAGATCTGCATCGATTATCCCGATCTGGAGGAAGAGCTGGCGCTCACCCGTCAGGTGATCGAGCGCCGATCCGGCGGCGATCTGGCCGTGGAAGAGGTTGCGGTCCTGATCGGTCCGGAGCAGGTGGCCGCCCTGCAGCGGCTGGCGGCCCATGTCGCGGTGGACGATCGCGTGCTCCACTACGCGGTTTCCATAAGCCGGGCCACCCGCGAGCATCCGCGCTTGTCGTTCGGGGCCGGGCCCCGCGGCAGCATCGCTCTGGTGCGCGCGGCGCGCGCCTGCGCCCTGCTTTCCGGCCGGACTTATGCGACCCCGGACGATGTCAAGGCCATCGCCTTGCCGGCCCTGCGCCATCGCGTGGCGACTTCTCCCGAGGCGGACATCGAGGGATCGAGCGCCGACACGCTGCTCCGGTTTCTGCTGGACCAGGTTCCCTCGCCGCGGCTCTGA
- a CDS encoding DUF4350 domain-containing protein, producing MKRTVLWSLTGILVLAGLVAAWFFSNFDYLPETTWEKPGKEALRNPYLAFERLLERLGRPVVRVSDAPALDQLAPGGVLLLDNSRRIHVNARRTEALFDWVARGGYLIVAAEPRRIDDPVLKHLGIEWYQPPKAVTGENDDAGQDDGEPEHDETDACESSNPPCEHGTDVIPVHLPARGQPLSLRRSSRWNLWGLAPTSPAPVWKAGGVDSASAVLHYDYGAGSITVFDDFAFLGNRQIGEYDHAELIWTLIRHYQPRGEVRLATRLEVPTLWEWLAESAWMALISGALLLAAWLWNIVPRFGGTLVSPSPVRRSLVEHLAAVGRAVWHLGENGRAHWENVMRQELRRHVLQRHPHLADVSEPELARILSAASGIPENRVAAVLAAPENPSPRHFVDCAHTAQQLEQRL from the coding sequence ATGAAGCGAACAGTGTTGTGGTCCTTGACGGGGATTTTGGTGCTGGCCGGGCTGGTTGCTGCCTGGTTCTTTTCCAACTTCGATTATCTGCCGGAGACGACGTGGGAGAAGCCTGGCAAGGAAGCGCTGCGCAATCCATATCTGGCTTTCGAGCGTCTTCTGGAACGGCTGGGCCGGCCGGTGGTGCGGGTCAGCGATGCGCCGGCACTGGATCAACTGGCGCCCGGCGGCGTGTTGCTGCTGGATAACAGCCGCCGCATCCATGTCAACGCGCGCCGTACCGAGGCCTTGTTCGATTGGGTGGCGCGCGGCGGTTATCTGATCGTCGCGGCGGAGCCCCGCCGGATCGACGATCCCGTCCTGAAGCACCTGGGAATCGAATGGTATCAGCCTCCGAAGGCGGTTACGGGCGAGAACGACGATGCCGGGCAAGACGATGGCGAACCCGAACACGACGAGACGGATGCGTGCGAGTCTTCGAATCCGCCGTGCGAGCATGGAACGGACGTGATTCCGGTGCATCTGCCGGCGCGCGGCCAGCCCTTGAGCCTGCGGCGTTCGTCCCGCTGGAATCTCTGGGGCCTGGCGCCGACCTCTCCGGCGCCGGTCTGGAAAGCGGGGGGCGTCGATTCGGCCAGCGCCGTGCTGCATTACGACTATGGGGCGGGAAGCATCACGGTGTTCGATGACTTCGCTTTTCTCGGCAACCGGCAAATCGGCGAGTACGATCACGCCGAGCTGATCTGGACGCTGATACGCCATTACCAGCCGCGGGGCGAAGTTCGCCTGGCTACCCGGCTCGAAGTTCCGACGCTTTGGGAATGGCTGGCCGAATCCGCGTGGATGGCGCTGATCAGCGGCGCTCTGCTGCTAGCGGCCTGGCTCTGGAATATCGTGCCGCGATTCGGCGGTACCCTGGTTTCGCCGAGTCCGGTCAGGCGCAGCCTGGTCGAGCATCTTGCCGCTGTCGGCCGCGCCGTATGGCATCTCGGCGAGAACGGCCGAGCCCATTGGGAAAACGTGATGCGGCAGGAACTGCGAAGACACGTGCTGCAGCGGCATCCGCACCTGGCCGACGTCTCCGAGCCGGAACTGGCGAGAATTCTTTCCGCCGCGAGCGGGATTCCCGAGAACCGGGTGGCGGCGGTTCTGGCCGCGCCGGAGAACCCTTCGCCGCGGCATTTCGTCGATTGCGCCCATACGGCGCAGCAACTGGAACAACGATTGTGA
- the creB gene encoding two-component system response regulator CreB — MADRILIVEDEPAIAETLTYALGSEGFVPVHVGLAQTALDRLRAEDFALAIVDVGLPDATGFEVCRELRKFSELPVIFLTARTDEIDRIVGLEIGADDYVTKPFSPREVVTRVRVILRRSRGNGLAAGKAAHPPGSAFELDGAAARVRYRGHLLDLTRYEYLLLKLLIEHPERIFSREQLLERVWQEPAAVYDRTVDTHIKTLRAKLRAIDPTHDPIRTYRGLGYGLSGQARA; from the coding sequence ATGGCCGATCGCATTCTCATCGTCGAAGACGAGCCGGCGATCGCGGAAACCCTGACCTATGCGCTCGGCAGTGAAGGTTTCGTGCCGGTGCATGTCGGTTTGGCACAGACCGCCCTCGATCGACTCAGGGCGGAGGACTTCGCCCTGGCTATCGTCGACGTTGGGCTGCCCGACGCTACCGGGTTCGAAGTCTGCCGCGAGCTCAGAAAGTTTTCCGAGCTGCCGGTGATTTTTCTCACCGCCAGGACCGACGAAATCGACCGCATCGTCGGCCTCGAAATCGGCGCCGACGACTATGTCACCAAACCTTTCAGCCCCCGAGAGGTCGTGACCCGAGTACGAGTCATTCTCCGCCGCAGCCGGGGCAACGGCCTGGCCGCCGGCAAGGCGGCGCATCCCCCTGGTTCGGCATTCGAACTGGACGGCGCTGCGGCGCGCGTCCGCTACCGCGGGCATCTGCTGGATCTGACCCGGTACGAATACCTGCTGCTGAAACTTCTGATCGAACACCCGGAACGCATCTTTTCCCGCGAGCAATTGCTGGAACGGGTTTGGCAAGAACCGGCGGCAGTCTACGATCGCACCGTCGACACCCACATCAAGACCTTGCGCGCCAAGCTGCGCGCGATCGATCCGACGCACGATCCGATCCGCACCTACCGTGGCCTGGGCTATGGTTTGAGCGGCCAGGCTCGAGCGTGA
- a CDS encoding BPSS1780 family membrane protein has translation METPGQDMFSKNEPHNPFQAPRSRVADPVSENSGVLLEAPKRNSAGSGMTWLSEGWDLFRKAPGTWIGIVVVWFLVSIAMNLIPVVNLLSSLVYPVLTGGLMLGCRSLEQGRGLAFGHLFEGFQSHFGKLALVGLLYLLGALVVAGGVFAVVLGGSGALGIFTGTPPDESTLLMVMVAALIAFALLVPLIMAFWFAPALVVFHDKSAVEAMGLSFRGCLGNIMPFLVYGIVGFIAAIVATIPAGLGWLVLLPVFIGSTYKAYQDIFTA, from the coding sequence ATGGAAACGCCCGGCCAAGATATGTTTTCGAAGAATGAGCCGCACAATCCCTTTCAGGCGCCCCGTTCGCGGGTGGCCGATCCGGTTTCGGAAAATTCCGGCGTACTTTTGGAAGCGCCGAAGCGGAACAGTGCCGGAAGCGGTATGACATGGTTGAGCGAGGGCTGGGATTTGTTCAGGAAGGCTCCCGGGACCTGGATAGGAATTGTCGTCGTCTGGTTTTTGGTGAGTATCGCCATGAACCTGATTCCGGTCGTGAATCTGTTGTCCAGCCTGGTCTACCCGGTGCTGACCGGCGGCTTGATGCTGGGATGCCGTTCTCTCGAACAGGGGCGGGGACTCGCCTTTGGCCACCTGTTCGAAGGATTCCAGAGCCATTTCGGAAAGCTCGCACTGGTCGGTTTGCTGTATCTGTTGGGAGCCCTCGTGGTCGCGGGGGGAGTGTTCGCGGTCGTACTCGGCGGCTCCGGTGCGCTGGGCATTTTCACGGGAACGCCGCCGGATGAGTCGACCCTCTTGATGGTGATGGTGGCCGCCTTGATCGCATTTGCCCTTCTGGTTCCGCTGATCATGGCTTTCTGGTTCGCGCCGGCCTTGGTCGTGTTTCATGACAAGAGCGCGGTCGAGGCCATGGGGCTCAGCTTTCGGGGGTGTCTGGGCAACATCATGCCGTTCCTGGTCTACGGTATCGTGGGCTTTATAGCGGCGATCGTCGCGACGATTCCCGCCGGCTTGGGGTGGTTGGTCCTATTGCCCGTGTTCATCGGTTCGACATACAAGGCATATCAAGACATTTTCACTGCTTGA
- the creD gene encoding cell envelope integrity protein CreD produces MRKSFWLKTGIMFGLTLLLLVPLGMIEGLVGERAARQRAVLSDIAASSAGSQQLFGPVLAIPYAEHWIEVLESKADGVPRREEKQRVDNRVLYFFPEQLDLNGSLTTEIKRRGLFKVRSYVLNAEVKGRFSLPAGYAKPKPVHNGRIVIGIPYASVVVTDMRGVLEAPGMSWDSLDYAFERGAELPIDQVSGMHADVGLRTDAEDPVTLPFAFSLKLRGLEELHFVPAGKQTRVVLSSDWPHPSFQGRFLPDPQGQKVGPHGFRASWSVNALASNVAEDFYRCRNIACFDSFGLRLVDPVSIYSLSDRATKYGFLFVCLTFASIFLFEILKSLSIHPAQYTLVGLALAMFFLLLLSLSEHIPFALAYLVAAAASVGLIAFYLSAVLASTRRGLGAGALLGGLFACLYGLLQSEDNALMLGSLLLFALLAAAMVATRRVDWYRLGLTPALPEDSSRLKPGEPEVIS; encoded by the coding sequence ATGCGTAAATCGTTTTGGCTCAAGACCGGCATCATGTTCGGTCTTACCCTCTTGCTGCTCGTGCCCCTGGGCATGATCGAAGGTCTGGTCGGCGAGAGAGCTGCGCGGCAGCGGGCCGTTCTCTCCGATATCGCCGCCAGTTCGGCGGGATCGCAACAACTGTTCGGGCCGGTATTGGCCATTCCATATGCGGAACACTGGATCGAAGTGCTGGAATCGAAGGCGGACGGTGTTCCCAGACGGGAAGAGAAGCAGCGTGTCGACAACCGCGTTCTATATTTCTTTCCCGAGCAATTGGACCTGAACGGTTCTCTGACTACGGAAATCAAACGTCGCGGGCTTTTCAAGGTACGGTCCTATGTCCTGAATGCGGAAGTGAAAGGGCGGTTCAGCCTTCCGGCCGGGTACGCAAAGCCCAAACCCGTACACAACGGCAGGATCGTCATCGGAATTCCCTACGCTTCCGTGGTGGTAACCGACATGCGCGGGGTACTGGAAGCGCCCGGAATGAGCTGGGACAGCCTCGATTATGCCTTCGAACGCGGCGCGGAGCTTCCCATCGATCAGGTTTCCGGGATGCACGCCGACGTCGGGTTGCGGACCGACGCGGAAGATCCGGTCACGCTGCCGTTTGCGTTCAGCCTGAAGCTGCGGGGGCTCGAGGAGCTCCACTTCGTACCGGCCGGCAAACAGACCCGGGTCGTCTTGTCTTCCGATTGGCCCCACCCGAGTTTCCAGGGACGCTTCCTCCCGGATCCGCAGGGACAGAAAGTCGGGCCGCATGGTTTTCGTGCGTCCTGGTCGGTGAATGCGCTGGCGTCCAATGTGGCCGAGGACTTTTACCGGTGCCGGAATATCGCTTGTTTCGACAGCTTCGGCTTGAGACTGGTGGACCCGGTCAGTATCTATTCGCTGTCCGATCGGGCGACGAAGTACGGCTTTTTGTTCGTGTGCCTGACTTTCGCGTCGATTTTTCTGTTCGAAATCCTGAAATCCCTGTCCATCCATCCGGCCCAGTACACGCTGGTGGGCCTGGCTCTGGCCATGTTCTTTCTGCTGCTGCTGAGTCTTTCGGAGCATATCCCTTTTGCTCTGGCCTATCTGGTCGCCGCCGCTGCGTCGGTGGGATTGATCGCGTTCTACCTGAGTGCCGTTCTAGCCAGCACCCGGCGCGGTTTGGGGGCTGGCGCCCTGCTCGGAGGATTGTTCGCCTGCTTGTACGGCTTGCTGCAATCGGAAGACAACGCCTTGATGCTGGGTTCTCTGCTCCTGTTTGCGCTGCTGGCCGCAGCCATGGTGGCGACGCGGCGGGTGGATTGGTATCGGCTGGGGCTTACGCCCGCCTTGCCGGAAGATTCGTCTCGGCTGAAACCGGGAGAACCGGAGGTTATCAGTTAG
- a CDS encoding DUF58 domain-containing protein — protein sequence MLLPSRVLLIALAAWFGLAGLSTFWPWWLPAWQIAGVLLLSAAAADAWLALSRRNPVRIRREIKDAWPVGVTQTVHLRLACPDRGAAGWVFDRHPEAFSAEGLPLFFRLEPGYWAKVGYTAQPLERGEHAFGPIELRLVSPLRLWLTQYRVGGGETVRVYPDFAKITRYSLLATDNRLSQMGVLRRQRRGEGLDFHQLREYCPDDALRQIDWKATARRRKPIAREYQDERDQNIVFLLDCGQRMRAKDDGLSHFDHTLNALLLLSYVGLRQGDGVGLSTFAQAEPRFFAPRRSLTTVQRLLNAVYDLQPSLQTPDYLMASQALSERLSKRSLIVLLTNLRDEDESTLAPALALLRRRHLVLLANLRETSLDAVLGETVIDLDGALAYAAALDYRRGRRRQLADLRAQGITVLDVAPAELPVALVNRYWDMKRSGVF from the coding sequence ATGCTCCTGCCCAGTCGCGTCCTGTTGATCGCGCTGGCCGCCTGGTTCGGCCTTGCGGGTCTGTCGACGTTCTGGCCGTGGTGGCTGCCGGCCTGGCAAATTGCCGGTGTTTTGCTGCTGAGCGCGGCGGCGGCGGATGCCTGGCTGGCCTTGAGTCGGCGTAATCCGGTTCGGATCCGACGCGAGATCAAGGACGCGTGGCCCGTGGGCGTTACCCAGACCGTGCATCTGCGGCTCGCCTGTCCGGACCGCGGCGCCGCCGGCTGGGTGTTCGACCGCCATCCCGAGGCTTTCTCCGCCGAGGGTTTGCCCTTGTTTTTCAGGCTCGAGCCGGGGTACTGGGCAAAGGTCGGCTATACCGCGCAGCCGCTGGAGCGGGGCGAGCATGCGTTCGGCCCGATTGAGCTGAGGCTTGTTTCGCCGCTGCGGCTGTGGCTCACTCAATACCGGGTCGGCGGCGGGGAAACGGTGCGGGTATACCCGGATTTCGCAAAGATCACCCGCTATTCGCTGTTGGCGACCGATAACCGGTTGTCGCAGATGGGGGTCTTGCGCCGCCAGCGGCGCGGCGAAGGCCTGGATTTTCATCAGCTGCGGGAGTACTGCCCGGACGATGCCTTGCGGCAGATCGACTGGAAAGCCACTGCCCGCAGGCGCAAGCCCATAGCCCGCGAATATCAGGACGAGCGCGACCAGAACATCGTGTTCCTGCTGGATTGCGGCCAGCGCATGCGCGCCAAGGACGATGGCCTGTCGCATTTCGACCATACGCTGAACGCGTTGCTTTTGTTGTCCTATGTCGGCCTGCGCCAGGGCGACGGCGTGGGATTGTCGACCTTCGCGCAGGCCGAGCCCCGGTTCTTCGCCCCGCGTAGGTCGCTGACCACTGTGCAACGCTTGCTCAATGCGGTGTACGACCTGCAGCCCTCGCTGCAGACGCCCGATTATCTGATGGCGAGCCAGGCTCTGAGCGAGCGGCTGAGCAAGCGCTCGCTGATCGTGCTGCTTACCAATTTGCGCGACGAAGACGAGTCCACCCTGGCGCCGGCGCTGGCCCTGTTGAGGCGGCGGCATCTGGTGCTCCTGGCCAATTTGAGGGAAACCTCGCTGGACGCTGTCCTCGGCGAGACGGTGATCGATCTGGATGGCGCCCTGGCTTATGCGGCGGCGCTGGACTACCGCCGTGGGCGCCGGCGGCAGCTGGCCGACTTGCGTGCTCAAGGCATCACCGTTCTGGATGTCGCCCCGGCGGAACTGCCGGTGGCGCTGGTCAACCGCTACTGGGACATGAAGCGTAGCGGTGTTTTTTGA
- the creC gene encoding two-component system sensor histidine kinase CreC yields MKLSVRLFLGYFFIVAVAGQLVLNLVVREISPGVRTALEASLVDTANLLAELAAPDLRQGRLATGPFAEAIQRYAARPVSAQIFHFPKQSLDYRVYVTDAHGVVLFDSAHQAVGQDYSRWNDVYLTLQGRYGARSSPDPSQTAGRSVMHVAAPVLAGDELIGVVTVAYPTALLQPIVENSEAEVRRDALALFSAALLFGALFNWRLTRSIGSLVAYARAVTAGRKAPAPRLRSLEMATLAEALESMREKLEGKQYVERYVQTLTHEMKSPLAAIRGAAELLEEPMPDAARRRFAGNVREQAERLDQLIERMLGLAALEQRQQLSEPVPVDLGHLVQAVIDEKTPLLAQRRLKPVVSLGERLYIHGEAFLLRQALSNLIDNAVAFSPEESVLEVYGERRDSMVVLRIRDHGIGIPAYAADRLFERFYSLPRPDTGRKSTGLGLSFVREVALLHQGGIEVVNASGGGAEAILSLPAVHC; encoded by the coding sequence GTGAAGCTTTCGGTTCGCCTGTTCCTCGGATATTTTTTCATCGTCGCCGTTGCCGGCCAGTTGGTGCTGAACCTGGTGGTTCGAGAGATCAGTCCCGGCGTGCGCACCGCCCTGGAAGCCAGCCTGGTGGATACCGCGAATCTGCTCGCGGAACTGGCCGCGCCGGATTTACGGCAGGGACGCCTCGCCACCGGCCCGTTCGCCGAAGCGATTCAGCGCTATGCGGCTCGCCCGGTTTCCGCTCAAATTTTTCATTTTCCCAAGCAAAGCCTCGATTACCGCGTATACGTCACCGATGCGCACGGCGTGGTTTTGTTCGACTCCGCCCACCAGGCGGTGGGGCAGGATTATTCGCGCTGGAACGATGTTTATCTGACGCTCCAGGGTCGCTACGGCGCGCGCTCCTCGCCCGACCCGTCGCAGACTGCCGGCCGTTCGGTCATGCACGTGGCGGCGCCGGTGCTGGCCGGCGACGAGCTGATCGGCGTGGTCACGGTGGCTTATCCCACCGCGCTGTTGCAGCCCATCGTCGAAAACAGCGAAGCCGAGGTACGCAGGGACGCGCTCGCGCTTTTCAGTGCGGCGCTGCTATTCGGGGCATTGTTCAATTGGCGCCTGACGCGATCGATAGGCTCGCTGGTGGCTTATGCCCGGGCGGTCACAGCCGGCAGGAAGGCTCCGGCCCCAAGGCTGCGCAGCTTGGAAATGGCGACGCTGGCCGAAGCGCTGGAGTCGATGCGGGAAAAACTGGAAGGCAAGCAGTATGTGGAACGCTATGTGCAAACCCTGACCCACGAGATGAAAAGCCCGCTGGCCGCCATACGCGGCGCCGCCGAGTTGCTGGAAGAGCCCATGCCCGATGCGGCCCGGCGCCGTTTCGCCGGCAATGTCAGAGAGCAGGCGGAACGCCTGGATCAGTTGATCGAGCGCATGTTGGGACTGGCGGCGCTGGAGCAGCGCCAGCAATTGTCGGAGCCGGTTCCGGTGGATTTGGGGCATCTGGTACAAGCGGTCATCGACGAGAAAACCCCGCTGTTGGCCCAGCGTCGGCTCAAGCCCGTGGTTTCCCTGGGCGAAAGATTGTACATACACGGCGAGGCTTTCCTCTTGCGGCAGGCGCTGTCCAATCTCATCGACAACGCCGTGGCTTTTTCTCCGGAAGAATCGGTCTTGGAAGTCTACGGCGAGCGGCGCGACAGTATGGTCGTTCTCCGGATTCGCGATCATGGCATCGGCATCCCCGCTTACGCAGCCGATCGGCTGTTCGAGCGCTTTTACTCGCTGCCGCGCCCGGATACCGGCCGCAAAAGCACGGGATTGGGCCTGTCCTTCGTGCGCGAAGTCGCCTTGCTGCATCAAGGCGGCATCGAGGTCGTCAATGCGAGCGGCGGCGGGGCGGAGGCGATTCTGAGCCTGCCCGCCGTCCATTGTTGA
- a CDS encoding RDD family protein: MPASATVSLDTVRSVATPEGCELRLRVAGPVARARAFLIDAAIRFSIFVAAVVLLQYFGSFGRGLVILAYFVLGWLYNIAFEALNNGATPGKRLCQLTVLREDGTPVGWDAAFIRNTLRFVDAMPVGYAFGLIAMGCNAAGKRLGDMAAGTVVVHRTDAAQSAVADDFSEAELPPFPLTPAERHALIEYRRRSATLTEERAEELAELAVPLTRGLAPAQGRRKLLRIANFLLGREVSVGGKTD, from the coding sequence ATGCCCGCCTCCGCCACCGTTTCTCTCGACACCGTCCGGTCGGTCGCGACCCCGGAAGGCTGCGAGCTCAGGCTTCGCGTCGCCGGGCCGGTGGCGCGGGCGCGCGCCTTTCTGATCGACGCCGCGATCCGTTTCTCGATTTTCGTGGCGGCCGTCGTCCTGCTGCAGTATTTCGGTTCATTCGGCCGGGGGCTGGTGATCTTGGCTTATTTTGTTCTCGGCTGGCTGTACAACATCGCGTTCGAGGCCTTGAACAACGGCGCCACGCCGGGCAAACGCCTGTGCCAGTTGACGGTCTTGCGCGAAGACGGGACGCCTGTGGGCTGGGACGCCGCCTTCATAAGGAATACCCTGCGCTTCGTTGACGCAATGCCGGTCGGCTACGCCTTCGGGCTCATCGCCATGGGTTGCAATGCCGCCGGCAAGCGGTTGGGCGACATGGCGGCCGGGACGGTCGTGGTGCATCGGACGGATGCCGCGCAATCGGCGGTTGCCGATGATTTTTCGGAGGCCGAACTGCCGCCTTTTCCCCTGACCCCGGCCGAGCGGCATGCGCTGATCGAGTACCGGCGGCGTTCCGCCACGCTCACCGAGGAACGTGCGGAAGAGTTGGCGGAATTGGCGGTGCCGCTGACCCGGGGACTTGCTCCGGCGCAAGGGCGGCGGAAACTGTTGCGCATCGCCAATTTTCTGCTGGGGCGAGAGGTTTCGGTCGGCGGCAAGACGGATTAA